From the genome of Streptomyces sp. NBC_01317, one region includes:
- a CDS encoding SPFH domain-containing protein yields MPSIIIVLVILVVLVFIALIKTIQVIPQASAAIVERFGRYTRTLNAGLNIVVPFIDSIRNRIDLREQVVPFPPQPVITQDNLVVNIDTVIYYQVTDARAATYEVASYIQAIEQLTVTTLRNIIGGMDLERTLTSREEINAALRGVLDEATGKWGIRVNRVELKAIEPPTSIQDSMEKQMRADRDKRAAILTAEGIRQSQILTAEGEKQSAILRAEGEAKAAALRAEGEAQAIRTVFESIHAGDPDQKLLAYQYLQMLPKIAEGDANKLWIVPSEIGDALKGLSGAFDNFGSGGGPGFNTGKERKQAPPVE; encoded by the coding sequence ATGCCATCAATCATCATCGTCCTGGTCATCCTGGTGGTGCTTGTATTCATCGCCCTGATCAAGACGATCCAGGTCATCCCGCAGGCAAGCGCCGCCATCGTCGAACGGTTCGGCCGTTACACCCGCACGCTCAACGCGGGTCTCAACATCGTCGTCCCGTTCATCGACTCCATCCGCAACCGCATCGACCTCCGCGAACAGGTCGTGCCCTTCCCGCCCCAGCCGGTGATCACCCAGGACAACCTGGTCGTCAACATCGACACCGTCATCTACTACCAGGTGACCGACGCCCGCGCCGCGACCTACGAGGTCGCCAGCTACATCCAGGCGATCGAACAACTCACCGTCACCACGCTGCGCAACATCATCGGCGGCATGGACCTGGAGCGCACCCTCACCTCCCGCGAGGAGATCAACGCGGCCCTGCGCGGCGTCCTCGACGAAGCCACCGGCAAGTGGGGCATCCGCGTCAACCGCGTCGAGCTGAAGGCCATCGAGCCCCCGACCTCCATCCAGGACTCGATGGAGAAGCAGATGCGCGCCGACCGCGACAAGCGCGCCGCGATCCTCACCGCCGAGGGCATCCGCCAGTCCCAGATCCTCACCGCCGAGGGCGAGAAGCAGTCCGCGATCCTCCGCGCCGAAGGTGAGGCCAAGGCCGCCGCCCTGCGCGCCGAGGGCGAGGCCCAGGCGATCCGTACGGTCTTCGAGTCCATCCACGCCGGCGACCCCGACCAGAAACTCCTCGCCTACCAGTACCTCCAGATGCTCCCCAAGATCGCCGAGGGCGACGCCAACAAGCTCTGGATCGTGCCCAGCGAGATCGGCGACGCCCTCAAGGGACTCAGCGGAGCCTTCGACAACTTCGGCTCCGGCGGCGGACCCGGCTTCAACACCGGCAAGGAACGCAAACAGGCCCCCCCGGTGGAATGA
- a CDS encoding NfeD family protein, whose protein sequence is MEIDAWVWWLIGAVGLGIPLVLTAMPEFGMFSAGAVAGAIVASLGGGVVAQVLVFAAVSVALIAVVRPLAARQNARRPVHASGIDALKGRQAVVLERVDGNGGRVKLAGEVWSARTLDAGQSFEPGQQVDVVDIDGATAVVM, encoded by the coding sequence GTGGAAATCGACGCATGGGTGTGGTGGCTGATCGGCGCGGTCGGCCTGGGCATTCCGCTCGTCCTGACGGCGATGCCGGAGTTCGGCATGTTCTCCGCCGGAGCCGTCGCCGGAGCGATCGTCGCGTCCCTCGGCGGCGGGGTCGTGGCCCAAGTCCTGGTCTTCGCCGCGGTGTCGGTGGCACTCATCGCCGTCGTACGGCCCCTCGCGGCGCGGCAGAACGCGCGCCGCCCGGTGCACGCGAGCGGCATCGACGCGCTGAAAGGCCGTCAAGCCGTCGTCCTGGAACGGGTGGACGGCAACGGAGGCCGCGTCAAACTGGCCGGTGAGGTCTGGTCCGCACGGACCCTCGACGCGGGCCAGTCGTTCGAACCGGGACAGCAGGTGGACGTCGTCGACATCGACGGCGCGACGGCCGTCGTCATGTAG
- a CDS encoding sulfite exporter TauE/SafE family protein — MTIWEMLAVLVAGICAGTINTIVGSGTLITFPVLLATGLPPVTATVSNALGLISGSISGAIGYRAELAGQRRRILRLSAAALVGGLTGAVLLLLLPSTAFETIVPVLVTLALLLVILQPRLSAAVQKRRAEKGTLIRQDGGPLLFTGLLLASVYGGYFTAAQGIIYLSLMGMLLDDTMQRLNAVKNILAAVVNSVAALFFLFVADFDWTAVLLIAVGSALGGQLGAKAGRRLSPALMRGIIVAVGGCALVQLILR; from the coding sequence GTGACCATCTGGGAGATGCTCGCCGTTCTCGTCGCGGGCATCTGCGCCGGCACCATCAACACCATCGTCGGATCGGGCACCCTGATCACCTTCCCGGTCCTGCTCGCCACCGGCCTGCCACCCGTGACCGCCACCGTCTCCAACGCGCTGGGCCTCATATCCGGCTCGATCAGCGGAGCCATCGGCTACCGCGCCGAACTCGCCGGACAGCGCCGCCGCATCCTGCGCCTGAGCGCCGCCGCTCTCGTCGGCGGCCTCACCGGAGCCGTACTCCTGCTGCTCCTGCCGTCCACGGCGTTCGAGACGATCGTGCCCGTCCTCGTCACCCTCGCCCTGCTGCTGGTCATCCTCCAGCCCAGGCTCTCCGCCGCCGTCCAGAAACGCCGCGCCGAGAAGGGCACCCTCATCCGCCAGGACGGCGGCCCGCTCCTCTTCACCGGACTGCTGCTCGCCAGCGTCTACGGCGGCTACTTCACCGCGGCCCAGGGAATCATCTACCTCTCCCTGATGGGCATGCTGCTCGACGACACCATGCAACGGCTCAACGCCGTGAAGAACATCCTCGCGGCCGTCGTGAACAGCGTCGCCGCGCTCTTCTTCCTCTTCGTCGCCGACTTCGACTGGACGGCGGTCCTGCTCATCGCGGTCGGCTCGGCCCTCGGGGGCCAGCTCGGCGCGAAGGCAGGACGCCGCCTGTCACCCGCGCTCATGCGGGGAATCATCGTGGCCGTCGGCGGATGCGCGCTGGTCCAGCTGATCCTGCGCTGA
- a CDS encoding YbhB/YbcL family Raf kinase inhibitor-like protein, with amino-acid sequence MTEAKRAPLPHDFHPEVPSFSVVSDDVAPGAVLKDAQVYAAGNVSPQLRWAGFPAETKSFAVTCFDPDAPTGSGFWHWVLFDIPASVTELPAGAASGGFEGLPKGAVHARNDYGTKNFGGAAPPAGDPAHRYVFTVYAVDTEVLGADEDASPAFVGFNLRFHTLARAQLIGEYAAPDAS; translated from the coding sequence GTGACCGAGGCAAAGAGGGCTCCGCTTCCTCATGACTTCCATCCGGAGGTGCCGTCGTTCAGCGTGGTGAGCGACGACGTCGCACCGGGCGCGGTGTTGAAGGACGCCCAGGTCTACGCCGCGGGGAACGTGTCGCCGCAGCTGCGGTGGGCGGGTTTCCCGGCGGAGACCAAGAGTTTCGCCGTGACGTGCTTCGATCCCGACGCGCCGACCGGCAGTGGGTTCTGGCACTGGGTGCTGTTCGACATCCCGGCCTCGGTCACCGAGCTGCCGGCGGGTGCGGCCAGTGGGGGTTTCGAGGGGCTGCCGAAGGGCGCCGTGCATGCCCGTAACGACTACGGGACGAAGAATTTCGGTGGCGCGGCGCCGCCCGCCGGGGATCCGGCGCACCGTTATGTGTTCACCGTGTACGCGGTGGACACGGAGGTGCTGGGGGCCGACGAGGACGCGTCTCCGGCGTTTGTCGGTTTCAATCTGCGATTCCACACGCTGGCTCGCGCGCAGCTCATCGGGGAGTACGCGGCCCCTGACGCAAGCTGA
- a CDS encoding HNH endonuclease: MRDTLVLNASFEPLSTVTLNRAVVLVLQDKAVVEQAHPGLRVRAATVVLPVPRVIRLCRYVRVPFRRQAPWSRRGVLIRDQHRCAYCGRRATTVDHVVPRSRGGADSWLNTVASCAEDNHRKADRTPEQAGMPLLRQPFVPSPADAMLLSLRAGERTELPGWLAGVQPAA; the protein is encoded by the coding sequence ATGCGGGACACGCTGGTACTGAATGCGAGCTTCGAGCCGCTGTCGACGGTGACTCTCAACCGTGCGGTGGTGCTGGTGCTCCAGGACAAGGCCGTGGTCGAGCAGGCCCATCCCGGTCTCCGTGTGCGGGCGGCCACGGTGGTGCTGCCGGTGCCCCGGGTGATCAGGCTCTGCCGGTACGTACGGGTGCCCTTCCGAAGACAGGCACCGTGGTCCAGACGGGGTGTGCTGATACGGGACCAGCACCGGTGCGCGTACTGCGGCCGGCGCGCGACGACGGTGGACCATGTGGTGCCGAGGTCGCGGGGCGGTGCGGACAGCTGGCTGAATACGGTCGCTTCGTGCGCCGAGGACAACCATCGCAAGGCGGACCGTACGCCGGAGCAGGCGGGGATGCCGCTGCTGCGGCAGCCGTTCGTGCCGTCCCCGGCGGACGCGATGCTGCTCTCGCTGCGGGCGGGCGAGCGGACGGAGCTGCCGGGCTGGCTGGCCGGCGTGCAGCCCGCGGCGTAG